From a single Mobula birostris isolate sMobBir1 chromosome 13, sMobBir1.hap1, whole genome shotgun sequence genomic region:
- the LOC140207812 gene encoding probable G-protein coupled receptor 139 produces the protein MDQNSGKTAWNITGNGKNIWVVSFIFTLDAVDVRIAHALPTIQVVFFPVLAIIALPVNMVTIFILSRGKCGLSRVVTCYLVAMAAADLLVLILDLILSKLPLTYMSNPVFLRSMPSSCNVHAALMYTTTDCSVWFTVTFTFDRFVAICCQKLKTKYCTGKTAAVVLGTASVISCLKNIYWYFRLLREYTWIISPFICFARDYYFYIMKQIELFYNFITPVFPFVLVLVTNGFTVRHVLVTSRPRRKLRIPGNGQRSRDPEMEKRRKSLVLLLIVSGNFILLWAPFTVYSMWSRLYDLSTSVYPPDSLRELGSILQLLSCCTNMALYAVTQTKFREQLKNVVKSPLALFVSKKS, from the exons ATGGATCAGAATTCTGGAAAGACAGCATGGAATATAACAGGAAATGGGAAAAACATCTGGGTGGTTTCATTTATTTTTACACTCGATGCAGTAGATGTTCGAATCGCTCATGCGCTTCCTACCATTCAGGTGGTTTTCTTCCCCGTCCTCGCCATCATTGCTCTTCCCG TGAACATGGTGACCATCTTCATCCTgtctcggggaaagtgcggcctctccagagttgtcacttgctacctggttgccatggcagcggcggatcttCTGGTTCTGATCCTGGACCTGATATTGAGCAAACTTCCACTTACGTACATGTCAAACCCGGTTTTCCTCCGCTCTATGCCCAGTAGCTGTAATGTCCACGCTGCTCTGATGTACACCACAACCGATTGCtcggtctggttcaccgtcactttcacctttgatcggttcgtcgctatttgttgccagaagctgaaaacaaagtattgcaccgggaaaactgcggctgtggttttGGGGACAGCGAGTGTGATCAGCTGTTTGAAGAATATTTACTGGTATTTTCGTCTCTTAAGGGAATACACATGGATAATCTCTCCATTCATTTGTTTCGCGAGAGATTATTATTTCTATATCATGAAACAAATTGAACTATTTTATAACTTCATCACCCCTGTGTTCCCATTTGTGCTGGTTCTAGTAACGAATGGCTTCACCGTCAGGCACGTCTTAGTCACCAGCAGACCTCGCAGGAAACTCAGGATTCCCGGCAACGGACAGAGATCCAGAGATCCGGAGATGGAGAAACGCAGGAAATCTCTCGTTTTATTGCTGATCGTCTCGGGCAATTTCATCCTGCTGTGGGCACCTTTCACTGTGTACTCCATGTGGAGTCGGCTATATGATCTTAGCACATCTGTGTATCCGCCAGATTCGCTGCGAGAGCTGGGCAGTATTCTGCAGCTTCTTAGCTGTTGTACAAACATGGCCCTTTACGCCGTTACACAGACCAAGTTCAGAGAGCAGCTAAAGAATGTGGTAAAATCTCCGCTCGCTCTCTTTGTTTCGAAGAAGTCGTGA
- the LOC140207813 gene encoding probable G-protein coupled receptor 139 — translation MALPTIRHVTIVFYPILAAFGVPANLLTTVVLFRGNCGLSKCISLYMAFMAMADFLVMIVCVIVYQIVMYQFPFSFLSYTSACKVVLYFNSTCLQTSVWYTVLFTADRFVAICCRKLKTKYCTARTAVAGIITVPLLMHLQNVPYLFEYKPVRVINGIQWGCQPSSWFITSLVGVAFSFLQSILTVILPFVLITLFNCLTVRRILLASKVRRGLRGQGSQTQKDPEMEGRRKSIILLFSVSGSFILLWLSVTVIFQITRLAGTAYYEGDYSDSAYVAIEAGHMIMYLSSCTNACIYTATQTKFREEMRLVLKSPWTLFLILVKKHR, via the exons ATGGCTCTACCAACAATCCGGCATGTGACGATTGTATTTTACCCTATTCTCGCAGCTTTCGGTGTTCCGG CGAACCTATTGACAACGGTGGTCCTCTTCCGAGGGAATTGTGGCCTTTCCAAATGTATATCGCTCTACATGGCTTTCATGGCAATGGCAGATTTCCTGGTGATGATCGTCTGTGTAATTGTGTATCAAATCGTCATGTACCAGTTTCCATTCTCCTTCCTGTCCTACACATCCGCCTGTAAGGTCGTCCTGTACTTCAATTCGACCTGCCTGCAAACCTCGGTCTGGTACACTGTCCTGTTCACAGCCGATCGGTTTGTAGCGATCTGTTGTCGGAAGCTTAAAACGAAATATTGCACGGCGAGGACAGCTGTTGCCGGCATTATAACCGTGCCGCTCCTGATGCATTTACAGAACGTCCCGTATCTATTTGAGTATAAACCTGTGCGTGTAATTAACGGTATTCAATGGGGCTGTCAGCCGAGCTCATGGTTCATTACGTCTCTTGTGGGCGTCGCATTCTCCtttctgcagagtattttaaCGGTTATATTACCTTTTGTTCTGATAACCCTGTTTAACTGTCTGACGGTAAGGCGCATTTTATTAGCCAGTAAAGTGCGCCGCGGACTGCGCGGTCAAGGCAGTCAAACACAGAAGGATCCGGAGATGGAAGGCCGCCGGAAATCCATCATTTTACTCTTTAGTGTGTCCGGCAGTTTCATTCTGTTGTGGCTGTCGGTCACTGTGATCTTTCAGATCACCCGACTCGCAGGAACCGCGTATTACGAAGGCGATTACTCCGACTCTGCCTATGTCGCCATTGAAGCCGGCCACATGATCATGTATCTGAGTTCCTGCACGAACGCCTGTATTTATACAGCGACCCAGACTAAGTTTAGAGAGGAAATGCGGCTGGTGTTAAAATCTCCTTGGACTTTGTTTTTAATACTGGTTAAAAAACACAGGTAA